A genome region from Microbacterium terricola includes the following:
- a CDS encoding APC family permease, whose translation MATTPIILSRPDGKGLAAGTLGLWGSTVIGLASTAPVYSLVATLGFVVLAVGAQAPIAFVIAFIPMLFIAFAYRELNNAVPDCGTTFTWGTKAFGPWVGWLGGWGVAVAGMVVLANLAQIAGIYFWALIDGIARTPEDALLADNVPLVTATGVVFIAAMTWVSWRGVEIGERIQNILLGIQYLALAIFVVAALWHFFAGTAPDPTPFDWSWFNPFAFTDWSGFIEAILLALFIYWGWDTCLALNEETKDPTRIPGRAALLTTIILLFTYVSVTVAAMMYAGLGETGTGLGNEANADDFFLAVKDGLLGPLGWVLVVAVMISAISSTQTTILPTARGTLAMAAYRALPARFKTVHPRYRTPSFSTLVMGIVASVYYVGMTLISDNILQDSILSLGLAIAFYYAITGYACVWYFRRDLFTSARDFFYKGLLPLLGALMLTYAFVQSAIDMYDVDYGYTVLLGIGGTFVLGIGALALGVVLMLIWFLFPRSKRFFRGESLNRETQILVPEDPGEFYRSVDGGRA comes from the coding sequence ATGGCAACGACGCCGATCATCCTCTCCCGACCCGACGGAAAGGGACTGGCAGCCGGCACGCTGGGGCTGTGGGGCTCCACCGTCATCGGACTCGCCTCCACCGCGCCGGTCTACTCCCTCGTCGCGACCCTCGGGTTCGTCGTCCTCGCGGTCGGCGCCCAGGCGCCCATCGCCTTCGTCATCGCGTTCATCCCGATGCTCTTCATCGCCTTCGCGTACCGCGAGCTCAACAACGCCGTGCCCGACTGCGGCACCACCTTCACGTGGGGCACCAAGGCCTTCGGACCGTGGGTGGGCTGGCTCGGCGGCTGGGGCGTCGCGGTGGCCGGAATGGTCGTGCTCGCCAACCTCGCGCAGATCGCCGGCATCTACTTCTGGGCGCTCATCGACGGCATCGCGCGCACCCCCGAAGACGCGCTGCTCGCCGACAACGTGCCGCTCGTCACGGCCACCGGCGTCGTGTTCATCGCCGCGATGACCTGGGTGAGCTGGCGCGGCGTGGAGATCGGCGAACGCATCCAGAACATCCTGCTCGGCATCCAGTACCTCGCCCTCGCGATCTTCGTCGTGGCCGCGCTCTGGCACTTCTTCGCGGGGACGGCGCCGGATCCGACGCCGTTCGACTGGTCGTGGTTCAACCCGTTCGCCTTCACCGACTGGAGCGGCTTCATCGAGGCGATCCTGCTGGCGCTGTTCATCTACTGGGGATGGGACACCTGCCTCGCCCTGAACGAGGAGACGAAGGATCCCACTCGCATCCCCGGCCGTGCAGCGCTGCTGACGACGATCATCCTGCTCTTCACCTACGTCTCGGTGACCGTCGCGGCGATGATGTACGCGGGGCTCGGCGAGACCGGGACCGGCCTCGGCAACGAGGCCAACGCCGACGACTTCTTCCTCGCCGTCAAGGACGGCCTGCTCGGTCCGCTCGGCTGGGTGCTGGTGGTCGCCGTGATGATCTCGGCGATCTCCTCGACGCAGACCACGATCCTGCCGACGGCACGGGGGACCCTCGCGATGGCGGCGTACCGGGCCCTTCCTGCGCGGTTCAAGACCGTGCACCCGCGGTATCGCACGCCGTCGTTCTCGACCCTCGTGATGGGGATCGTCGCCTCGGTCTACTACGTCGGGATGACGCTCATCAGCGACAACATCCTGCAGGACTCGATCCTGTCGCTGGGCCTCGCGATCGCGTTCTACTACGCGATCACCGGGTACGCGTGCGTCTGGTACTTCCGCCGCGACCTGTTCACGTCGGCGCGGGACTTCTTCTACAAGGGGCTGCTGCCGCTGCTCGGCGCGCTGATGCTCACGTACGCGTTCGTGCAGTCCGCGATCGACATGTACGACGTCGACTACGGCTACACGGTGCTGCTCGGCATCGGCGGCACGTTCGTGCTCGGCATCGGCGCGCTGGCGCTCGGGGTCGTGCTCATGCTGATCTGGTTCCTGTTCCCGCGCTCGAAGCGGTTCTTCCGCGGGGAGAGCCTCAACCGCGAGACGCAGATCCTCGTCCCGGAGGATCCCGGCGAGTTCTACCGCTCGGTCGACGGCGGCCGCGCGTAA